The DNA segment AGGGCGGCGACGCGGTGAACAGCGTCCCGGAGTCGGCCCGGGCCGAGGTCGACGTGCGCCTGACCGCGGGCGTCTCGACGCCCGACGTGCTCTCCCGCATCCGGGCCTGCGTCGCCGACTGCGAGGGGATAACGATCACCGACGTCTCGTGGAGCATCGGCACCGCGGAGCCCCCCGACAGCCCGCTGGTCGAGGCCGTGGCGTCGACGGCGGCCGACGTCACGGGCGAGCGCGTCTTCCGTCGGAGCGCGACGGGCGGCGGGGACGCGAAGACGCTCCGGAACGCCGGGGTACCGACCGTCGAGTTCGCGCTCGGGACCGACACCGTCCACGCCGCAGACGAGTACGTGCCCGTCGACGCGCTCGTGGGTAACGCCCTCGTCTACGCGCGGCTCCCGTCGGCGTGGGCCTCCGCGATCTCCCAGTAACGGTCCCCCGTCGCGGCCGTAGTCGAGAGACGCCCGTCGGCCGCGTGCGGTTTCGTCGATTTTCACACTCTTGGAACTCATATACAATACTAATGTCGGTCGGACGCAATCGACACCCGTGAGACGCCCATGACCGACATCGAACCTGACAAGACCGTCGACGCCAGAGGAGCCGCCTGCCCCGGTCCCCTGATGGACCTCATCGGAGCGATCCGAGGGGCCGACTCCGGCGCGGTGATACGGCTCCTGAGCGACAACGAGCAGTCGCGCACCGACGTTCCGGAGTGGGCCGAGGAGGCGGGTAACGAGCTGCTCGCCGTCGAAGAGGGCGACGATCACACCGCGTTCTACGTGGAGAAAGCATGACTGAACGCGTCGTCATCGTCGGCGGCGGGACCGGCGGATCGGTCCTCGCGAACGACCTCGCCGACCGGCTCGAATCCAAACTCGACGCCGGCGACGTCGAGGTGACGCTCGTCAACGACGGCCCCGACCACGTTTACAAACCGGTGTGGCTGTACGTCCCCTTCGGCCAGCGCGAGACGGCGGACGGTCGACGTCGGCTCGACGAGCTCGTCGACGACGCGGTCGACCTCCGAATCGATCGCGTGACCGATATCGACACGGAGGCCGAACAGCTGGGGTTCAGCGACGGGCCGACGATGGGATACGACCACCTCGTGCTGGCGACCGGGTCGACGCTGAGGCCCGAACGGGTCCCCGGCCTCGCGGAGGGGGGATACAACTACTACAGCGAGTCGGGCGCGACCGACCTCCGAGAGGAGCTGCTGGAGTTCACCGAGGGCGAGCTCGTGTTGAGCGTCGTCGGCACGCCGCACATGTGCCCCGCCGCGCCGCTGGAGTTCGTCTTCATGGCCGACGACTGGTTCCGGCAGCGCGGGCTCCGAGAGGACGTCGACATCACCTACACGTACCCGATCCAGCGCGTCCACGGCAACCCCCACATCGCCGAGTGGGCGAGGCCGATCATGGACGAGCGCGGCATCGAGGTCGAGACGTTCTTCAACGCCGAATCGGTCGACCCGGAGGCGGAGACGATCACCTCGATGGAGGGGACCGAGCTCGACTACGACCTCCTCGTGTCGATTCCGCCGCACGGCGGCATCGACCTGATCGAGGAGGCGGGGCTCGGCGACGACGGCTGGGTCGACGTGAACAAGCACACGCTCGAGGCCGAGGCCGCCGAGAACGTCTACGCGCTCGGCGACACCGCGGCCACCGGCGTCCCGAACGCGGGCAGCGTCGCGCACTACCAGGCCGGCGTCGTCGGTCGGCGCCTCGCCAGCGAGATCCGCGGGCGGCCGGCGACGGCGACGTACGACGGGAAGACGCTGTGCTTCATCGAGACGGGCATGGACGCGGCGTCGTACGTCGAGTTCGACTACGAGAACCCGCCGGCGCCGGCGCCGCCGTCGCGGAAGCTCCACTGGTCGAAGCTGGCGTACAACGAGTCGTACTGGCTCACCGCACGGGGGTTGCTCTGACCATGTCCGAGGAACGCGTCGCCGGGGACGGCGTCGCCGAGCGGAGCGACCTCGAGGCGGCGATCGAGGAGAACCCGGAGGCGGTCGCCGAGTTCGTGGAGCGCCTCGACGCGGTGAACGAGCTGCTCGACGTGCTCTCGCTCGGCGAGAACGCGCTCGACGACGAGATGGTCCGTGAGCTCTCGGCGACGGGGGCGACGCTCGCCGAGTCCGCCGACGGGATCGCGACCGACGAGACCGTCGCGCTGGCCGAGACGGTCGGCGAGAACGGCGGTGAGCTGCGGGAGGCGCTCGAGACGCTAGTCGTCCTCCAGCGGAGCGGGACGCTGGACGAACTGGCCGAGATCGCCGAGGTCGGCTCGCTGGCGACCGCCGCGCTCGACGACGAGATGGTCGCCTCGTTGGCCGGCACCGGCGCCGCGCTCGGGGAGGTCGCGCAGACGGCCGCGGACGACGACACGAGCGACGGCGTCGAGACGCTGCTGACGAGCCTCGGCGAAGCGGAGCGCGAGCCCCCCGAACGGGTCGGGCCCGTCGGCCTGGTCCGCGAGCTGCGCGATCCGGACGTCCAGCACGGCCTCGGCTATCTGCTGGCGCTCGCGGGCGCGCTCGGCCGCAAGCGATCCGACGGCGACGAGCGCTGACGTCGCGCCCGACTCATCACCGACCGGCGCGCGAGCGAGGCGGGTTCGGCTTCGCGAAACCCTCGGCGGGTGATCTGTTCTGCAACCGTTGCGGCCGATCGGGAGCGGTTGCGATCGACAGTGGGTGCTTCCGTTACAGTTCGTCGGTCTGTCAGTAACTGTTTATAAGCGAGCGCCCGGAGCTTCGGAGGCGTCTGCCGTCACGGCGGCTGCGACGGCGAATGGCGGAGAATTCGGACCCGAATCCACCGAGCCGATCGAGGCTCGCGAGCGACCGAGACGCGCGTCCGTCGACGGATCAGACCAGAAGCTGGATGTCGGCTTCGGCCATGTCCTGTAGGGCCGTCGCGGCGCCGACGCCCGTGGTGACGCCGTCGTAGAAGTCGTCCTCGTCGTAGTCCATCAGGTCGATGGTCATCTGACACGCCTGGAACTCGACGCCCATGTCGAGGCTCGTCTCCAGGAGCTCCTCGACGGTGGCCGTGTCGTTGTCCGCGATGCGCTTTTCCATCATCTTCGTCGTCACGCGGTCCATCCCGGGGAGCGCGGCGACGGCGTTCGGGACGGGCATGTTCGGGTTGCCGACGGAGCTGAGCTTGAGGTTCTTCGACCGCTCCTCGTGGAGGATGTCGAGCCCCCAGAACGTGTGGAACACCGTGACGTCGTAGCCGAAGGCGGCGGCGGTGCTGGCGAGGATGAGCGGCGGGTACGCCATGTCGAGCGTCCCCTTCGTCGCGATGATGCTCATCTTCTTGGCGTCGTCCTCGCCGGTCGCCTCGCCGAGCGCCGCCTCCAACTCGTCGACGCGCGCGGCCAGTTCGGCGCGCGAGGGCGCGTCGTCCGCCGAGGATTCGGTCCCGTCCGGGGACGGTGTGTCGGCGCTCATCGTCACTCCGTCTTGCGGACGTAGTGTTTGTACACGTCGTCGCCTTCCTCCTGACCGACGAGCTCGACGCCGGCGGTCCCCGCGGCCCAGCCGTCGATGTCGCTCACGCTTCCCGGGTCGGTCGCCAGCACTTCGAGGACCTCGCCTTCGGTCAGTTCGTCGATCGCTCCCTTCGTCTTCACGACCGGCATGGGACACGATGCGCCTTTCACGTCGAGCGTCTCCGCGATATCGTATTCTGCACTCATTGGTTATCTGCTCCGTTGGTCTGTATTGGAGCTATCACACAATATTCTCGCCACGGTTAAAAGAATGTTGTTTCTTGGGTGTGTCGCGAACAACCGATTCCGACGGGTTTGCGTGAAACACCGATAAGTCGCCACCTAAACGTGTAAACTGTACTATATGCGCTCCGAGCTCGACATTATATTGTGCAGTTATTGAATTACTATGAGAACCCTTTTGTACGTTCACCCGGTAGGATGGGGTGTACAACATGGACGCTGAAGATTTCCCGACGCCGGACGTCGACGTCGAAACGATCGCACCGGACACGCTGAAAGAGCGCATCGACGCGGGCGAGGCCGTCACGCTCCTCGACGCACGCATGCAATCCGACTACGAGGAATGGCGCATCGACGGCGAGAACGTCACGTCGATCAACGTCCCGTACTTCGAGTTCCTCGACGACGAGATCGACGGGGACGTCCTCGAACGGATCCCCGAGGACCGCGAGGTGACCGTCCTGTGCGCGAAGGGCGGCGCCAGCGAGTACGTCGCGGGCACGCTCGCGGAGCGCGGCTACGACGTGAACCACCTCGAAGAGGGCATGAACGGCTGGGCGGGCATCTACGAGGCCGTCGAAGTCGCCGACTACGACGGCGCGGGCACGCTGGTGCAGTACCAGCGCCCCTCGTCCGGGTGTCTCGGCTACCTCCTCTACGACGACGGCGAGGCGGCGATCATCGACCCGCTGCGCGCGTTCACCGACCGCTACCTCGACGACGCCGCCGACCTCGGCGTCGACATCGAGTACGCGCTTGACACGCACATCCACGCCGATCACATCTCGGGCGTGCGCGACCTCGACGCGGAGGGCGTCGAGGGCGTCATCCCCGAGGCGGCCGTCGACCGCGGCGTCACCTACGCCGACGAGCTGACCACGGCTGCGGACGGCGACACCTTCCAAGTCGGCGACGCGGCCATCGAGGTCGTCTCCACGCCCGGCCACACGACCGGGATGACCTCGTACCTCGTCGACGAGAGCCTGCTCGCGACCGGCGACGGGCTGTTCGTCGAGAGCGTCGCCCGCCCGGACCTCGAGGAGGGCGACGACGGCGCGCCGGACGCGGCGCGCATGCTGTACGAGTCCCTGCAGGAGCGCGTTCTCACCCTGCCCGACGACACGCTGATCGGGGGCGCGCACTTCAGCGACGCCGCCGAGCCCGCCGAGGACGGCACCTACACCGCTCCGATCGGCGAACTCGTCGAGGAGATGGACGCGCTCACGATGGAGGAAGACGCGTTCGTCGAACTCATCCTCTCCGATATGCCGCCGCGGCCGGCCAACTACGAGGACATCATCGCGACGAACCTCGGTCAGAACGCCGTCGACGACGAGGAGGCGTTCACCCTCGAACTCGGGCCGAACAACTGCGCCGCGAGCCAGGACTCGCTCGCGGGTGACTGAGACTGCCATCGATGCCTGACCCACTCGTCGCGCAGGCGGCCGCCGATCTGTTCCCAAACGGGGTCAGCCGGTACGCCGTCGGCGGGCTGCTCGTCGGCCTCGGCGCGGTCGTGATATACGTCGGAACGGGGATCGCGGCCGGCGCGAGCACCTTCCTCGAGTCGACGCTGTCGTACGTGTCGGGGCAGTCGCGGTTCCAGCGGTACGTGAGCTCTCGCGACTGGCGCGTCGTGTTCACGCTCGGAATCATCCTCGGCGGCGCGGCGTTCGCGGCGACGGTCCAGTCGGGCGTCATCACGACGTCGCTCTACCAGCCCGGAACGACCGGGCGGACCTACGAGCTCGCCGG comes from the Halorubrum depositum genome and includes:
- a CDS encoding sulfurtransferase TusA family protein, whose product is MTDIEPDKTVDARGAACPGPLMDLIGAIRGADSGAVIRLLSDNEQSRTDVPEWAEEAGNELLAVEEGDDHTAFYVEKA
- a CDS encoding NAD(P)/FAD-dependent oxidoreductase is translated as MTERVVIVGGGTGGSVLANDLADRLESKLDAGDVEVTLVNDGPDHVYKPVWLYVPFGQRETADGRRRLDELVDDAVDLRIDRVTDIDTEAEQLGFSDGPTMGYDHLVLATGSTLRPERVPGLAEGGYNYYSESGATDLREELLEFTEGELVLSVVGTPHMCPAAPLEFVFMADDWFRQRGLREDVDITYTYPIQRVHGNPHIAEWARPIMDERGIEVETFFNAESVDPEAETITSMEGTELDYDLLVSIPPHGGIDLIEEAGLGDDGWVDVNKHTLEAEAAENVYALGDTAATGVPNAGSVAHYQAGVVGRRLASEIRGRPATATYDGKTLCFIETGMDAASYVEFDYENPPAPAPPSRKLHWSKLAYNESYWLTARGLL
- a CDS encoding DUF1641 domain-containing protein, with protein sequence MSEERVAGDGVAERSDLEAAIEENPEAVAEFVERLDAVNELLDVLSLGENALDDEMVRELSATGATLAESADGIATDETVALAETVGENGGELREALETLVVLQRSGTLDELAEIAEVGSLATAALDDEMVASLAGTGAALGEVAQTAADDDTSDGVETLLTSLGEAEREPPERVGPVGLVRELRDPDVQHGLGYLLALAGALGRKRSDGDER
- a CDS encoding DsrE/DsrF/DrsH-like family protein, whose product is MSADTPSPDGTESSADDAPSRAELAARVDELEAALGEATGEDDAKKMSIIATKGTLDMAYPPLILASTAAAFGYDVTVFHTFWGLDILHEERSKNLKLSSVGNPNMPVPNAVAALPGMDRVTTKMMEKRIADNDTATVEELLETSLDMGVEFQACQMTIDLMDYDEDDFYDGVTTGVGAATALQDMAEADIQLLV
- a CDS encoding sulfurtransferase TusA family protein; translation: MSAEYDIAETLDVKGASCPMPVVKTKGAIDELTEGEVLEVLATDPGSVSDIDGWAAGTAGVELVGQEEGDDVYKHYVRKTE
- a CDS encoding MBL fold metallo-hydrolase, with protein sequence MDAEDFPTPDVDVETIAPDTLKERIDAGEAVTLLDARMQSDYEEWRIDGENVTSINVPYFEFLDDEIDGDVLERIPEDREVTVLCAKGGASEYVAGTLAERGYDVNHLEEGMNGWAGIYEAVEVADYDGAGTLVQYQRPSSGCLGYLLYDDGEAAIIDPLRAFTDRYLDDAADLGVDIEYALDTHIHADHISGVRDLDAEGVEGVIPEAAVDRGVTYADELTTAADGDTFQVGDAAIEVVSTPGHTTGMTSYLVDESLLATGDGLFVESVARPDLEEGDDGAPDAARMLYESLQERVLTLPDDTLIGGAHFSDAAEPAEDGTYTAPIGELVEEMDALTMEEDAFVELILSDMPPRPANYEDIIATNLGQNAVDDEEAFTLELGPNNCAASQDSLAGD
- a CDS encoding YeeE/YedE family protein; protein product: MPDPLVAQAAADLFPNGVSRYAVGGLLVGLGAVVIYVGTGIAAGASTFLESTLSYVSGQSRFQRYVSSRDWRVVFTLGIILGGAAFAATVQSGVITTSLYQPGTTGRTYELAGVTLWLTDVQPWRLFVGGVLVGIGTRIGKGCTSGHGVCGVGSASKTSLVGVATFLTVAIGTAQVVAALGVSP